AGGATCAAGTTCATGGCCTCAGACGCCCCATCCCATTGCTGcagaaccagcctggcccaccAGAATCTACCACCTTCCTCAGTTTGCCATGTGGACTCAGAAACTCAGAAACACAGAAGTTCAGGCCCTGCCCTTCTCCTAGACAATTGGGATccccatacatgcacacacacataccacttGGGAACAAGCGGCCACGTGCACGAGCCCTGGCTGAGGAAGCTGGACTTCACCTTCCACTGTAGACACATTCCTGGAATGTGAGCAGACAGACCGTTTGCGAATGGCCCTGCTTCTCTCATTCAGCTAATGTTACTGATCACTTTCAACTGAGTCCACTCAGAGGATAtatactgagcatctactatgtgtttGGAGGCTGGATGGGAAATGCTTACTGGCCTTTATTTCTACTGAGTAGTTCACTGTGTAAACAAATGGCTTGCAGTCTCCAGGGTGCCACTCTCATATATCCCAGTGATGCACCTGTTTGAAGTCAAACACTTTTTGTCATATTAACAATTACATCTATTTTGTGCTTTGTTAAtttcatgtggtttttctttctttctttttctttttttttttttttttttttttggagacggtctctctctggcccaggctggagtgcagtgagtggcatgatctcggctcactgcaacctctggctcccaggttcaagtgattcttctgcctcagcctcccaagtagctgggaatacaggcacctggcaccacacccagctaatttttgtatttttagtagagccttcgccgtattggccagggtggtctcaaactcctgatctcaggtgatctacctgcttgggattataggcgtgagccaccgcacccggcaggtTAGTGAGGGTGGGTCGGTGGGAGTGCAGGGGGTTAGGATGGAGAAACCATGGCTGGGGTCAGTTCCTGGCAGAGGCAGCAACCTCAGTGAGGAAGACGTCAGTGTGGCGAAGGGGCCGCTGAGCCCAGGGACCAGCAACACCTAGGGCTGCAGTCTCTGGCCAGGAAGAGTTGGACAGAGATGAGAGCTAGAGGAGTTATGACAGGCAAATGGGCAGAGTAGGGAGGGACTGCTACAGTAGGGTGACACCTGAGGGGACTCTTACTATCCACCTGCCCATCTAGTCACTCTAGCCACTGGCCCCAAAGTAGCCATGGGGCAGGGCACACCAACAGGCTACGTAAGGTGCCATAATGTCTGAAAAGAACAATGAAACAGGAAATACCTTATGTATGCTTCAACCCCTGTGAAGACTGTGTCATTCTGTAACTACCCTATTTTCAGCTCTGGAAGCAGGTGTGGGGTTAAGCAAGCCTCAAGGAGACCGAGGAACAGACTGAGATCTGGGTTGTCTGGGGACCGGCTCCACCAAGTAGGAGCCCATGGTAGAGAAGGCGGTAGAAGGGGCTGGCAAAGGGATAAAAGCTGCCACCTCCACATTGTGACACTCGCTAGCTTGCCTCATTGTGACCTGGCTCCCTTACCAGCTTTTAGCTATCTCTGGAGATTGGCATGAGTGCAGTGTGGGtcggggccgggggtgggggtgggggggcgtggCCCAGGTGGCCCAAGGACCCCCCCTCCATGGAAAACCAGCTATGGGATAACACCCTGGGATGTCGCAATCAATACCAAGAAAACCCCCAGGCTGCTGAGGACATCTTACTCCTGCTGCTGGGCCTTGTCGTTCTTGTCAACATTGGCATCAATGTGGCCACTATGGTCAGTGATGATTGTGGACCACCTCTGGGGATGAAGAGGGCCGAGGGTGGGAGCCAGCTGCAGCCTGCACCTCCGCCTGCACGTGTGGTCTAGACTGGGGCGGGAGCAGGGGCGGTGGTGCTGGGGGTGGAGATCCTGGCCTTCACTGTCTTCCACCCTGTCCCAGATGTGGCATGGACTCCAGAATGCCTTGGACAAGTTGATTGACTGGACTCCTCAGAAAAGTAAGTGCGGCTGCCGGAGAGGGAGGggacccccagccccacccctgacGACGGCCCTAGAAACCCAGGCCCCAGTGTTCCCAACCTGGAGCTCTTCCGACAATGGCCCTGATCTCGTGGACTCTTGCCTTCCCCAGATGAAGTTCAGGCCAGTGAAAGCCCCCTCAGTGGTCCCCCAAACAAGGCTCAGGACATCCACATCCACTGCATCCTGGACCCTGTACAGGTGAAGATGGCCCCATCCACGtggccttcctcttcctcctgctgccaCTTCTCCGGCCCTCACAGTAGCAGTCGTCTTCGTGgtcgtcgccgccgccgccgccgatgCCGCCGCTGTCACCGTTGCTGCTGCAACCACCAGCAGCAGCCGCAGAACTACAGACAAATCCCCCACAGGCGCTCGGCCTTCGGTAACCCACATCGAGGCCGAAAGATGTCACAACTGCACGGGGTGCCCTTCTTTGATCGGGAGGACCCAGATTCCTCTCTGGAGGTGGAGGACGGCCTGTCCTTCCCACATCCCAAGTGCCCacgctggggctggggtgggttTTATCAGAAAGCGGGCCTGCCCTCCAATGTGGGGCTGTGGGGCCACCAGGGTGGAATCCTGGCCAGTCTGCCACCGCCCTCTCTCTACCTGTCACCTGAGCTGCACCGCATGCCCAGGCGTGTAGAGGCCAAGTCCGAGCTGAGGCTGCAATCCTACGGGCCCCATGGTTCCCAGTCCCGACTGTGGGGCAATGTGGAGGCTGAGCAGTGGGCCTCGTCTCCGCCACCTCCCCGCCGGCTGCCCCCTAACCCCTGTTGGGTCCCTGTGGGGCACGGCCCTTACCCTTCAGTGGGCTGGACGCTGTATGACTCCCGGGATCAGCGGCGTCGTGGCATGGAGGGCTTTGAGCCCCCTGCTGCCTTGGTGTCCCGGAACGCCCGGCCCCAGGCCCGGGGCTACCGGGAGCACCACTCCCCACAGTCCCACCGGCGGACCCTGCTTTGTCACGCTCACGGCCCGTCCAGCTGCAGCCCCCACCCATCCACAGAACACTTAGGCTACAGCTCCCGGGACCCCCATGAGGTGCGGTGCCGGGCAGCCGACTGGGCTGAGGCTCTGCCTGCGCGGGGTCCTCTgactgcctccgcctccctgacGATCTTGGACACAGCCTCTCACCAACGGAACCCAGCTCCAAGCTCGGCGCGGCTCCCCCATTCCTCCCAGCCGCAGCCCAAAGTCCAGGCTGCAGATCCTGCCCCACCCCCGACCATGTTCGTCCCACTCAGCCGGAATCCAGGGGGCCATGCTGACTACCAGGTGTACGACAGCCTGGAGCTGAAGCGGCAGGTGCAGAAGAGCAGAGCCAGGTCCAGCTCACTGCCACCAGCTTCCACCTTCGCCTCGAGGCCCTCTCTGCACAGGACCAGGAAACTCAACTGACCGGCAGGCGAATATGGGGCATGGGGCAGGGCATGGAGagagaggaataaagagaaaagagtcCAGGAAGCACTCTGGTGGTCTGTAACTTGGGAGTGCCACTCCTTCGGCCAGCCTGGGTCTCTGCCCTTGGCTTCCTGAAATGAGAAACCAGTGTCCCCTTCTTGGTGTGAGGTGCCCCATGGCTTCGTGGCTATGCGCCTGCCGCAGGCCTGCGTGGTCCGCACCATGCACTGCGTAAATCTTGCAGCAGCAGACGACAAATGACCGATCTCTGGCCACCACCCGGGCTCTCTATTCTCCTTGTTCCCAGAAAGGATCAGGTCTGGATTCTGAACTCTGTCTTGAGTGGGGCTCTTTGGGATCCACTTAGCACAGGGTACAGGACCAGGCTGAGGCTCTGGATGCCAGCCAGGCCTGCCCCAGGGCCCTGAGGTGGAGGTCTTCCCAGTCTTTGGGGTGTTCAAGGGGTGGAGGTTTCAGGATTCTGAAATGAAATTGTAGGAGtgccggggtgcagtggctctcacctgtaatctcagcactttgggaggccaaggcgggtggatcacctgaggccaggagttcgagaccagcctggccaagatggtgaaaccctgtctctactaaaaatacaaaaattagctgagtgttgtggtgcacgcctgtaatcccagctactcaggaggctgaggcagtgaattgcttgaacctgggaggtggaggctgcagtgagttgaaatcacaccactgcactctagcctcggtgacagagcgagactctgtctcaaatgaaaaaaaaaaaaaaaaaaaaaagaaactgcaggaGCGatggaatgagtgagtgagtgaatgaatcatCCAGCAGTAGGGAACAATGGAGACACAGGAGAGGTGCATTGGCCTCCAGACCCCGTTTGACTGTCCACACCAGGTGACTCAAACCTGGTTATCAGAGAATTCCACCCTGGGCCCTTCTCTTCCTCAACCTTCCTCATTGTGACCCTGACCTGCCTTATTATGACTCAGTCCACCCCCTCCCCGacaacaggagtcttgctcttagTGACTATGTGAGGGTCAGGGGGCCCAGGCAGTCCTGGGACCCCAGGCCATGGGTGAGCCAGACTATCACAGAGCCCAGGTGTGCTCTGGCACCAACCCCAAAAAGTGCCAGGACTTAGGAGACtcaattcttcttcttctgggCAGCTTCATCTTGCTCAACGTGTGGATCAATGTGGTGACTCTGGTCAGGACAGGATCTGGGTAGCAGGATTGGGGGAACCCTGGGGTCTtgaaggggctgaggtgggagggctgtcGGGGCGTGGCCAGATAAGAGTTGGActtagggctgggcgcagtggctcacgcttgtaatcccagcactttgggaggccaaggcggccggatcacctgaggtcaggagttggaaaccagcctggccaacatggagaaaccccatctccactaaaaatacaaaattagccaggcatgttagcacatgcctgcaatcccagctactcgggagcctgaggcaggagaatcgcttgaacctaggaagcagaggttgcggtgagccaagatcgcaccattgcactccagcccgggcaacaagagtgaaactccaactcaaaaaaaaaacacagttgaACTTAGGGGCTCACCCTACTTCCAGACTCACCTCCTCTCCTGTTTCCCTCAGCTCTGGAAGTATCTGAAGAGCTCCTTGCGGATTCTTTTCCATCACTTTTTTCCCAAAGGTGAGTGGGCCCTGGTATGGGTTCCCAGGGATATGGGCCTGTCCCCTTTCTCCTATCCCTGTCCCGGATCTCAGTTCCTAAGGAACCTGGGCTTTGTCCCATCTCACATCTACCTGCAGACAAGCAACCCAGCGGCATAGACAGCCATCCCGTATGTATTTGCTCCTCCGCGGATCCCAAGAACCTGTGCTTGAAAGTCTCTTCCCGTGTCCATCATCGCCCAGGCTTCCTGCTCAGGCATGTTAACCACTTTGACTCCTGGATACCAGACACGAAGGATAAGAAGGTTTCTAGGTGTTGCTGGATGTCACCTAAATGTGGATGTGCCAGGACTCCCAGGGAGTCTCCATGGGGACTGTGCAAGGAGGAGATGATGGGAGCTGGGGAGGCCCCTCAGGCGACCGCCTCTAAGGCTCAAGTGTCCTTGCTCTCGAAGCCAGAGACATCTTCCCAGTTCCCAAAGACGACCAAGCTGGACATGGGCCCACGCCACTTGCCCCAAGAGAGCAAGACTAAGACCCCAGACTCtgtcccagcccaggccccagctCAGGCCCAGATCCGTTCCCCAGCCCACACCCCTGTacacacccccacccacccccagacCCATTCCATGGCCCACACCTCTGTGCACACCCCTGCCTATTCCCGGACACACTCCAAGGCCCACACCCCTGAGGGCACCCACTCCCAGGCCCTGGACACCTCCGCCCAGGCCCAAGCCCACACCTCGGCCCCTGCCCCAGCTCAGGCTCTGGCCCACAACCAAGCTTACATCCCAGCTCCTACCCCAACCCAGGCCCTAGCTCACACTCAAGCCCAGACCTCAGCCCAGGCCCAAACTCACTCTCAGCTCCACATCCCTGAGCATACACACTCCCAGGCCCACAGCCCTGAGGACACCTCAGCCCATGCCCCAGCCCACTCCCAAGCCCAGGTTCCTATGCCTGTCCCAGCCCACCTCCAGGCCCATGCCCTTGAGCACACCTCAGCCCATTCTCCGGCATATAGCCCAGGCCACTCTCATCCAGGCCGAAGCTCggttcctgtctcagcctctgaccCACCTCCTCCCGGAACTCTTGCCCCAGCCACTACTCCTGTCCTAGCTCCTACACCAGCCCCTGTCCCAGCCTCTGCCCCAGCACTGGTCATGGCCCTGACTACCACTACCATCCCTGCTCCTGTCCCTGCCCCCACACCTGCCCCTATCACAGCTCCTACACCCTCTATCCCACCTGCCTTCAGCCATGGCCTCTCCACTGGCCATGTGGTCTATGATGCCCGCAGGGCAAAGCAGAACTTCTGCCATATGTGCAGCCCGAAGGACCCTGGGTATTCCAGAAAAGACTTGGGTACCCTTTTCAGGCCCCAAGAGGGTCAGGACCTGGTGAGTTCTGGTATATCTGAGCAAACAAAGCAATGCAGTGGGGACAGTGCCGAGCCTCCTGCAGGATCCATACTGGGCTACCTGGAGCTGGGGAATATGGAATGGAAGACCTCAGACGATGCCAAAGATAAGTGCTCCCAGACCAAGACTTTCCCTTACTGCAGCTTTCATCCTTGCAGTTCCGAGAACACAGACTCCCAGGCTCCAGTCTACCCCAAATTCCTTGTCTACTCCCAGGATACTGCATGTGCCAAGCCTTGCTTTCATTCTGCAACCACTGCCCAGAGCTCACTGTGCACCCTTCCTTCACCATGCACTCTTTCCCTGCCGCTCGTTCCTCCCAGATCCTTTGTCCCTCCTCAACCCACCAACTATCAGAAGCCCTCCACCTTAGTACAAACCCCTACAGTTCTCCCAACTTCCAAGACTCCTCAGTCTAACACCACTTGCCCagcccccatcccttccccattcGCCACCAGTTCCCAACCCCTGATCCAACCCCAATGCCCTGAATGTCAAGAGAGTCTAGGCCTTACCCAAGATTCTGGCCTTCAAAGGACCCGATGCCCTACAAAAGACTCCAGAGTTCCCAGGAATCTGGACCTTACCCAAAACCTAGACCTCCACAAAAACCCAGGCCTTACCCAAGATCCAGGCCTCCACAAGAAACCAGGTCTTGCTCAAAATCCAGGCCTCCACAAATTCCCAGGCCTTTCCCAAGATTCTTATCTCTGCCAGAATCCAAGCCCTTCCCAAGACTTTGGTCTTCATGAGAATTCAGGCATTACTCAAGATTCCCACCCCCAAAAGAACACAGGTCTGACTCAGGAAGTTGGTATCCTTAGGAGCTCATGTCTCACCCAACCCTCTGGCCTACACAAGAAAACACCATTTACCcaaacttctgaccttcagaGGAGTTCAGGCTTTATGCAAGACTCTGGAGTCTACAAAAATCTTGAACCAAACCAAGAGACTGTAGTCTACAAAAGTCAAGATCTCTCCCAAGCAACTGACCACCAAAAGAACCCACGCCCTTCTAAAGATCCTGGAGGTCACAAGAATACCTGCAATGTCCAAGATCCAGGAATTGGTAGTACCCCAGGCCTTACAGAAGATTCCGGATCCCGGAAGGGTCCATACTTTGCCCAAGACTCTGAAGTCAACAAGAGCTCAGGACTTATCCAGGAATCTTGTCTCCACAAGAGCCCAGGCCTCGTCCAAAcctctgacctcccaaagtgttcaggCCTTACGCAAGACTCAGGAAACTACAAGAGTCCAGGCCTTATCCAAGACAGTGGTGGCCGCAAAGTTCAAGGCCTTGATGAAGATTCCAACCTCCGTAAGAGTCCCAGCCTTACCCAAGCCACTAAAGGTGAAAGAAGATTTAGCCCTCCGCAAGATGTTGGAGTTTACAGGAGCTCAGAACATAACCAGGACTCTAATCTCCACAAGTACCCGGGAATTCATCAAGATCCTGGCCCGCATAAAGAGCTAGCCCTTGCCCAAGACTCTGGCCACCCCAAGATTTCAGGCTTTCCCCAGGAACCCGGCCCCTACAAGAACTCATGCTTTATCCCAGATCCTGGCCTCCACAAGAACCCAAGCCCTGCCCTAGGTTCTGGCTGTGCTCAGCTTTTGTCCCCACTTCAGAATCCAAAGTCCACACTGTCCATGATGAAGTCACTTGTGCCTGAGAAGGCTGCTCAGAAGGAGGACACCCAGCAGCATGTCGTCTGGGCTCCTGTCCAACTCAACCGGAACTCCTGCTCTTCCAAGGTGGTCTACAACGACCCGCAGACCTTCTCAGAGGTACCTGTACTCATTGAGCTGCAGTCATTCTCCCAGCGGGCAGGCAGCCAGCACTGGGTGTACCGCCCTGTGGGTACAGTTCCTTCAGGCTACCAGAACTATCGTCAGATGTCTATGCCTCCCCAGATCAACTGGAAGGCCCACTACCCTGGACCAGGCATCCGGGCAGGACATGTGGTTTTTGATGCCCGTAAGAGACAGTTGGCCGTGGGCAAGGACAAGTGTGAAGCTCTGAGTCCCAGGCGCCTTCGTCAAGAGGCACCTAGCAACTCAGGGGAAACCACCAAGGAGTGGGGATTTCAGAATGTGATGAGAACTTTGGACAAAGAGGGGACAAAAGTGCATCAGGAATAAAGAGGCGAGAGAAATGTGCTGTGTTTGTTTGAGGACATCCACCCCAGCCCACCCCTGATGCTGGCCACCCACAGAGCCAATGAAGACTGGTCCCAATTTCTCCTCTGTAGCTGCATAGCTAAACCCATTATCATTGAAGCCCTAGAGCTGCTCTGTCCAATACACTAGCCATTAAACAaatatggttcttttttttttttgagacggagtttcgctcttgttacccaggctggagtgcaatggcgcgatctcggctcaccgcaacctccgcctcctgggttcaggcaattctcctgcctcagcctcctgagtagctgggattacaggcatgcgccaccatgcccagctaattttttgtatttttagtagagacggggtttcaccatgttgaccaggatggtctcgatctcttgacctcgtgatccacccgcctcggcctcccaaagtgctgggattacaggcttgagccactgcacccggcaaatatggttattaaaatgtaaattaggccaggcatggtggctcacacctgtaatcccagcactttgggagactgagatgggccggtcatgaggtcagaagtttgagaccagcctggccaacatggtaaaaccccatctctactaaaaatacaaaaattagccaggcatggtggcacatccctgtaataccagttactcaggagacttagACAGAAGACTTGCTTtgacctgggcggcagaggttgtggtgagccaagatcataccactgcactccagcctgggtgacagagccagactctctcaaaaattaaaaagtaaattaaagttaaacaaaattttaaattctgttccTCAGTCACatctatatttcttttgttttttctttctttctctctctctctctctcctctctctctcattctttctttcttgacagtcttgctgtgtgtcacccaggctgaagtgcaatggcccaacctcggctcactgcaaccttcaccacctgggttcaaacgattctcctgcctcaacctccctagtagctaggattacatgcgtgcgccaccacacccagctaatttttgtatttttagtagagacgggatttcaccacgttggccaggctgttctcaaactcctgacctcaagtgatctgccctccttggcctcccaaagtgctgggattacaggtgtgagccagggcgCCTGGCCACATTAtctacatttcaagtgctcaacagcCGCATGTGGTTAGTGGCTACTTGTCAGACAGGATCAACTCAGGGCATCGCCATCATCACAGAAAATTATATTGGCGAGCAATGCTTTAAAGTTTAGAGGAACGATTCCTTGTCacccattcttttctctctcttttttttttttttttatgagacaggatttcactcttgttgcccaggatagagtgcagtggtgcaatcttggctcactgcagttgctccctgggttcaaacgatcctcctgcctctgcctcctgaggagctggaattacaggtgtgcaccaccacatccggctaatttttttttttttaatttttttttttttagtagagatggggtttcaccatgttggccaggctggtctcaaactcctgacctcagatgatctgcccgcctcggcttcccaaagtgctgggattacaggcatgagcgaccccAGCCGGCCCTTGTCACCCATTCTTAACATCTTCCAAGCTCCCACAGAGTCCAGAGAACTTAGTTCTTTTTAGAGTACCTTGGAAGCCACCCTCTGGGAAGGAGATGAGATGCAGGGATGCCCAATGCCTGGTTACTCCAGACTGTGAGAAAGAGCCCAGTCTCCAGTTCTTTTGATCTGGCCTCTTGGGTCACAGCCAGACGTGTGTGTATGGGGACATACCTCCGCAGTTCTGGGCTGTTTTGGTGTTCTCAGTTCTCCCAGGGATCCCAGCTCTGGTTGCTGAGGGAAAAAAGCTCTCTGTCAGTGACAAGGAACCTCTGATGTCTGGGTTTCCCAAATTGATCTCTAGAGTTGGGGAGTCTCTTCCTTTTACAGGCCTCTAATTTTCCTAGGTGTCCCTCCTTAGTCCCTTATCCATGGACTTAGGCCTATGCCATCCTGGAGACAGACCAAAGGCAGAAGGAATGTAAGAAAGTCCTGGCCCacgctaggtgtggtggctcatgcctgtaatcccagcactttgggaggccaaggcgggcagatcatctgaggtcaggagttcgagaccagcctgaccaaaatggtggaacccagtctctactacaaatacaaaaattagctggatgtggtagtgggcacctgtaatcttagctacttgggaagctgaggcaagagaatctcttgaattcggaggtggagactgcagtgagctgagatcgcaccattgctctccagcctaggc
This is a stretch of genomic DNA from Saimiri boliviensis isolate mSaiBol1 chromosome 17, mSaiBol1.pri, whole genome shotgun sequence. It encodes these proteins:
- the SPEM2 gene encoding uncharacterized protein SPEM2, with amino-acid sequence MENQLWDNTLGCRNQYQENPQAAEDILLLLLGLVVLVNIGINVATMMWHGLQNALDKLIDWTPQKNEVQASESPLSGPPNKAQDIHIHCILDPVQVKMAPSTWPSSSSCCHFSGPHSSSRLRGRRRRRRRCRRCHRCCCNHQQQPQNYRQIPHRRSAFGNPHRGRKMSQLHGVPFFDREDPDSSLEVEDGLSFPHPKCPRWGWGGFYQKAGLPSNVGLWGHQGGILASLPPPSLYLSPELHRMPRRVEAKSELRLQSYGPHGSQSRLWGNVEAEQWASSPPPPRRLPPNPCWVPVGHGPYPSVGWTLYDSRDQRRRGMEGFEPPAALVSRNARPQARGYREHHSPQSHRRTLLCHAHGPSSCSPHPSTEHLGYSSRDPHEVRCRAADWAEALPARGPLTASASLTILDTASHQRNPAPSSARLPHSSQPQPKVQAADPAPPPTMFVPLSRNPGGHADYQVYDSLELKRQVQKSRARSSSLPPASTFASRPSLHRTRKLN
- the SPEM3 gene encoding LOW QUALITY PROTEIN: uncharacterized protein SPEM3 (The sequence of the model RefSeq protein was modified relative to this genomic sequence to represent the inferred CDS: deleted 1 base in 1 codon), which encodes MGEPDYHRAQVCSGTNPKKCQDLGDSILLLLGSFILLNVWINVVTLLWKYLKSSLRILFHHFFPKDKQPSGIDSHPVCICSSADPKNLCLKVSSRVHHRPGFLLRHVNHFDSWIPDTKDKKVSRCCWMSPKCGCARTPRESPWGLCKEEMMGAGEAPQATASKAQVSLLSKPETSSQFPKTTKLDMGPRHLPQESKTKTPDSVPAQAPAQAQIRSPAHTPVHTPTHPQTHSMAHTSVHTPAYSRTHSKAHTPEGTHSQALDTSAQAQAHTSAPAPAQALAHNQAYIPAPTPTQALAHTQAQTSAQAQTHSQLHIPEHTHSQAHSPEDTSAHAPAHSQAQVPMPVPAHLQAHALEHTSAHSPAYSPGHSHPGRSSVPVSASDPPPPGTLAPATTPVLAPTPAPVPASAPALVMALTTTTIPAPVPAPTPAPITAPTPSIPPAFSHGLSTGHVVYDARRAKQNFCHMCSPKDPGYSRKDLGTLFRPQEGQDLVSSGISEQTKQCSGDSAEPPAGSILGYLELGNMEWKTSDDAKDKCSQTKTFPYCSFHPCSSENTDSQAPVYPKFLVYSQDTACAKPCFHSATTAQSSLCTLPSPCTLSLPLVPPRSFVPPQPTNYQKPSTLVQTPTVLPTSKTPQSNTTCPAPIPSPFATSSQPLIQPQCPECQESLGLTQDSGLQRTRCPTKDSRVPRNLDLTQNLDLHKNPGLTQDPGLHKKPGLAQNPGLHKFPGLSQDSYLCQNPSPSQDFGLHENSGITQDSHPQKNTGLTQEVGILRSSCLTQPSGLHKKTPFTQTSDLQRSSGFMQDSGVYKNLEPNQETVVYKSQDLSQATDHQKNPRPSKDPGGHKNTCNVQDPGIGSTPGLTEDSGSRKGPYFAQDSEVNKSSGLIQESCLHKSPGLVQTSDLPKCSGLTQDSGNYKSPGLIQDSGGRKVQGLDEDSNLRKSPSLTQATKGERRFSPPQDVGVYRSSEHNQDSNLHKYPGIHQDPGPHKELALAQDSGHPKISGFPQEPGPYKNSCFIPDPGLHKNPSPALGSGCAQLLSPLQNPKSTLSMMKSLVPEKAAQKEDTQQHVVWAPVQLNRNSCSSKVVYNDPQTFSEVPVLIELQSFSQRAGSQHWVYRPVGTVPSGYQNYRQMSMPPQINWKAHYPGPGIRAGHVVFDARKRQLAVGKDKCEALSPRRLRQEAPSNSGKPPRSGDFRM